A region from the Mesorhizobium sp. J8 genome encodes:
- a CDS encoding ABC transporter permease, whose protein sequence is MSETTIGGIAGRMPKFLRRADPAVVTAFACIVLLLFLGSLYSRSFLSPEYLLQQLKVASFLGVIATGMMLVILLGQIDLSVPWSVAAGAMMACAAAAYGPAGVALAIPFGVLCGVAIGIVNGIGVAYLRIPSMIITLATNAVAQGLMVVYTGGFSPQDSATAAMRYLATGFTIPGVPNAVIIWALIGAAMVFVLTRTSFGRAVYGIGNRERAAYLSGIDTRRIVMIAFAVSGGLSAFGGVLLAGYASKAAQSMGDAYLLPSIAAVVLGGTSILGGRGSYLGTVAGVILITLLQSILSVMQMPEAGRQIIYGVVIVAMLLLYGRAPASR, encoded by the coding sequence GTGAGCGAAACGACCATCGGCGGCATCGCCGGCCGCATGCCCAAGTTTCTGCGGCGCGCCGACCCGGCTGTCGTCACCGCCTTTGCCTGCATCGTGCTGCTGCTTTTCCTCGGCAGCCTCTATTCGCGCAGCTTCCTGTCGCCGGAATATCTGCTGCAGCAGTTGAAGGTCGCGTCCTTTCTCGGAGTCATCGCCACCGGCATGATGCTGGTCATCCTGCTCGGCCAGATCGACCTTTCCGTGCCCTGGTCCGTCGCGGCAGGCGCCATGATGGCTTGCGCGGCGGCCGCCTACGGGCCGGCCGGCGTCGCTTTGGCCATCCCCTTCGGCGTCCTGTGCGGCGTGGCGATCGGCATCGTCAACGGCATCGGTGTGGCCTATCTGCGCATCCCCTCGATGATCATCACTTTGGCCACCAACGCGGTCGCGCAAGGGCTGATGGTGGTCTATACGGGCGGCTTCTCGCCACAGGATTCGGCAACGGCGGCGATGCGGTATCTGGCGACCGGCTTCACCATTCCCGGCGTTCCAAACGCCGTGATCATCTGGGCGCTGATCGGCGCCGCGATGGTCTTCGTTCTGACCCGCACCAGCTTCGGCCGCGCCGTCTACGGCATCGGGAACCGCGAGCGCGCCGCCTATCTCTCCGGTATCGACACGCGCCGCATCGTGATGATCGCCTTCGCCGTCTCTGGCGGGCTGTCGGCCTTTGGCGGCGTGCTTCTGGCGGGCTATGCGTCGAAGGCGGCGCAATCCATGGGTGATGCCTATCTGCTGCCGTCGATCGCTGCCGTCGTGCTCGGCGGCACGTCGATCCTCGGCGGACGCGGCTCCTATCTCGGCACGGTGGCCGGCGTGATCCTGATCACGCTCCTGCAGTCCATTCTCTCGGTCATGCAGATGCCGGAGGCGGGGCGGCAGATCATCTATGGCGTCGTCATCGTCGCCATGCTTCTGCTCTACGGGCGCGCGCCGGCAAGCCGCTGA
- a CDS encoding ABC transporter permease, producing the protein MKDWRYLLAEQRGTLLALGIFIVMFIIYTTNHPAGFTANVVQTAANKGVLLAFVAMAQTLVVITAGIDLSVGMILLLTNCLASWLVVGTPLQTTLGVIAVLAAGLVCGAINGAIVIYGRLQPIVATIATGAVYYGIGLLLRPFPGGSVNEDLADALTGKLFDVIPTSLVALLVVVLVVWVPFSRSEFGRAAYAAGSSETAAYMSGVPIRRGKFLAYALAGLLASIGGLFLTFFTYTGEAAYASGNSYTLFSIAAVVLGGVSLFGGKGSAIGAIFGALAFRTIGDLLFVFDFDPLWQPLFQGVILLIAVSLGAFALFRVRNRLEWFL; encoded by the coding sequence GTGAAGGATTGGCGCTACTTACTGGCCGAGCAACGCGGAACACTGCTGGCGCTCGGCATCTTCATCGTCATGTTCATCATCTACACCACGAACCACCCCGCGGGATTCACCGCCAATGTCGTGCAGACGGCCGCCAACAAGGGTGTGCTTCTGGCCTTCGTCGCCATGGCGCAGACGCTGGTGGTGATCACCGCCGGCATCGACCTGTCGGTCGGCATGATCCTGCTTCTCACCAATTGCCTGGCGTCCTGGCTGGTGGTCGGTACGCCCCTCCAGACCACGCTCGGCGTGATCGCGGTCCTTGCGGCGGGGCTGGTCTGCGGGGCGATCAACGGCGCCATCGTCATCTATGGGCGCCTGCAGCCGATTGTCGCCACGATTGCAACGGGTGCCGTCTATTACGGCATCGGGCTCTTGCTGCGGCCGTTTCCGGGCGGATCGGTCAATGAGGACTTGGCCGATGCGCTGACGGGAAAGCTGTTCGACGTGATCCCGACCTCGCTGGTCGCGTTGCTCGTCGTCGTGCTGGTCGTCTGGGTGCCGTTCAGCCGCTCCGAGTTCGGCCGCGCGGCCTATGCCGCGGGCTCATCGGAAACAGCGGCCTATATGTCCGGCGTGCCGATCCGGCGCGGCAAGTTCCTCGCTTACGCGCTGGCCGGACTGCTGGCCTCGATCGGCGGCCTGTTCCTCACCTTCTTCACCTATACGGGCGAGGCGGCCTATGCGAGCGGCAATTCCTACACGCTGTTCTCGATCGCCGCGGTCGTGCTCGGCGGCGTCTCGCTGTTCGGTGGCAAGGGCAGTGCTATCGGCGCGATCTTCGGCGCGCTCGCCTTCCGCACCATCGGCGACCTGTTGTTCGTCTTCGACTTCGATCCGCTCTGGCAGCCGCTGTTCCAGGGCGTTATCCTGCTGATCGCGGTCAGCCTCGGCGCCTTCGCGCTGTTTCGGGTGCGCAACCGGTTGGAGTGGTTCCTGTGA
- a CDS encoding sugar ABC transporter ATP-binding protein → MDGVVPLFRMEGISKRYGGVRALEKADLTVAAGSIHAILGENGAGKSTLIKIMAGVVAPDEGRMTLDGGEVSFASPAAANQAGIVCIFQELSLIPELSVADNIVISDPPKRFGMIDRKAQRRIAEEALARAGASDIHPRALVKDLPLSRRQMVEIAKALARKPRILILDEATSALTAADVAKVFEVLKRLRSEGLALLYISHRMNEIAELADHCTVFRNGRNVASYPAGSKSDNEVVELMIGREYSHIFPPKPAGAQATTPVLEARNLSWADRLDNISLSVRAGEVVGLGGLDGQGQRELLLAFFGVLRGLRGEVLIDGKPVSISSPRAASDDGIGMALIPEDRKTEGLMLPMTVRENLSFAALDRLAKGGIIDRAAEQRLIDDMVGLLAIKTAGLDIPVGALSGGNQQKVVIAKWLMRQPRIILLNDPTRGIDVGTKQEIYQLMRKLADAGAAILFYSTDYDELIGCCDRVLVLYDGSVKRELVGAEITEHALIASALNIHGEGVDMKQGAGA, encoded by the coding sequence ATGGACGGTGTGGTTCCGCTCTTCCGCATGGAAGGCATATCCAAGCGCTATGGCGGCGTCAGGGCCCTGGAAAAGGCCGACCTGACCGTCGCCGCCGGCAGCATCCACGCCATTCTCGGCGAAAACGGCGCCGGCAAGTCGACGCTGATCAAGATCATGGCAGGCGTCGTGGCGCCCGACGAAGGCCGCATGACGCTGGACGGGGGCGAGGTGAGCTTCGCTTCGCCGGCCGCGGCCAATCAGGCCGGCATCGTCTGCATCTTCCAGGAACTGTCGCTCATCCCGGAATTGAGCGTCGCCGACAACATCGTCATTTCCGATCCGCCGAAACGCTTCGGCATGATCGACCGCAAGGCGCAGCGGCGGATCGCCGAAGAAGCGCTGGCGCGCGCCGGCGCTTCCGACATCCATCCGCGCGCCCTGGTCAAGGATCTGCCGTTGTCGCGCCGGCAGATGGTGGAGATCGCCAAGGCGCTGGCCCGCAAGCCGCGCATCCTGATCCTCGACGAAGCCACCTCCGCGCTGACGGCAGCGGATGTCGCCAAGGTCTTCGAGGTGCTGAAGCGGCTGCGCTCGGAAGGATTGGCGCTGCTCTACATCTCGCACCGCATGAACGAGATCGCCGAGCTCGCCGACCATTGCACGGTGTTCCGCAACGGCCGCAATGTGGCCAGCTACCCGGCCGGCTCGAAGAGCGACAATGAGGTGGTCGAGCTGATGATCGGCCGCGAATACAGCCACATCTTCCCGCCGAAACCCGCTGGCGCTCAGGCCACCACGCCGGTGCTCGAAGCGCGCAATCTCTCCTGGGCCGACCGGCTGGACAATATCTCGCTGAGCGTCAGGGCAGGGGAGGTCGTCGGCCTGGGCGGTCTCGACGGGCAGGGTCAGCGCGAATTGCTGCTTGCCTTTTTCGGCGTGCTGCGCGGCCTGCGCGGCGAGGTGCTGATCGACGGCAAGCCAGTTTCCATCTCCAGCCCGCGCGCCGCCAGCGACGACGGCATCGGCATGGCGCTGATCCCCGAGGATCGCAAGACCGAGGGGCTGATGCTGCCGATGACGGTGCGCGAAAACCTCTCCTTCGCGGCCCTCGACCGGCTGGCCAAGGGCGGCATCATCGATCGCGCCGCCGAGCAGCGCCTGATCGACGACATGGTCGGGCTGCTGGCGATCAAGACGGCGGGGCTCGACATTCCCGTCGGCGCGCTCTCGGGCGGCAACCAGCAGAAGGTCGTCATCGCCAAATGGCTGATGCGGCAACCGCGCATCATCCTGCTCAACGATCCGACGCGCGGCATCGATGTCGGCACCAAGCAGGAGATTTACCAATTGATGCGCAAGCTGGCGGATGCCGGCGCCGCCATCCTGTTCTATTCGACCGACTATGACGAGTTGATCGGCTGCTGCGACCGCGTGCTCGTGCTCTATGACGGCAGCGTCAAGCGCGAGCTCGTCGGCGCCGAGATCACCGAGCACGCGCTGATCGCCAGCGCGCTCAACATCCATGGCGAAGGCGTCGACATGAAGCAGGGAGCGGGCGCGTGA
- a CDS encoding sugar ABC transporter substrate-binding protein — protein sequence MIKSLVGGVVAATAFVMLHSAAMAAGPEIVSGPAAQPDCFAPWSADTKFFKYPKKEGPYRIAFSNGYIANTWRIQMVQTAKAYAAQPDVKAKIKEFKVVSTGEDVPAQISAINNFIDSGYDAIVTDAQNPTAFGPVIKRAKEAGIVLVAFDNILDTKDAINVNVDQKGLGELWAKWLVEKVPNGGKILEVRGVAGTSVDTDRHNGIHEVLDASGKKWDVTEVAGKWDDGVAQKVTADAIATNGPFDGITGQGGDTGIVQAMIDAKHPFVPFGGETENGFRKFCAAHSADGLKCTSAGSGPAQVAVAIKTAIAALEGEVVPQEVKLPLAVASDPNMKEGTDYFPKESDNFFVGNSFPTCGINFSAQEIMGQTKENQ from the coding sequence ATGATCAAGTCACTCGTTGGCGGCGTCGTTGCCGCAACTGCATTCGTCATGCTCCACTCGGCCGCCATGGCCGCCGGACCGGAAATCGTCTCCGGCCCCGCCGCGCAGCCGGACTGCTTCGCGCCATGGTCCGCGGACACCAAGTTCTTCAAGTACCCCAAGAAGGAAGGCCCATACCGCATCGCCTTCTCGAACGGCTATATCGCCAATACCTGGCGTATCCAGATGGTGCAGACGGCCAAGGCCTATGCGGCGCAGCCGGATGTGAAGGCCAAGATCAAGGAATTCAAGGTCGTCTCGACCGGCGAGGACGTGCCGGCGCAGATCTCGGCGATCAACAACTTCATCGATTCCGGCTATGACGCGATCGTCACCGACGCGCAAAATCCGACCGCCTTCGGCCCGGTCATCAAGCGCGCCAAGGAAGCCGGCATCGTGCTGGTCGCCTTCGACAACATCCTCGACACCAAGGACGCCATCAACGTCAATGTCGACCAGAAGGGTCTCGGCGAGTTGTGGGCCAAGTGGCTGGTCGAGAAAGTGCCGAACGGCGGCAAGATCCTCGAAGTGCGCGGCGTCGCCGGCACCTCGGTGGATACCGACCGACACAACGGTATCCATGAGGTGCTGGATGCTTCCGGCAAGAAGTGGGACGTCACCGAAGTCGCCGGCAAGTGGGATGATGGTGTGGCGCAAAAGGTGACGGCCGACGCGATTGCGACCAACGGCCCGTTCGACGGCATCACCGGCCAAGGCGGCGACACCGGCATCGTGCAGGCGATGATCGACGCCAAGCATCCCTTCGTCCCATTCGGCGGCGAGACCGAGAACGGCTTCCGCAAATTCTGCGCGGCGCATTCGGCCGATGGGCTGAAGTGCACTTCGGCCGGCTCCGGCCCGGCGCAGGTTGCGGTGGCCATCAAGACCGCGATCGCGGCGCTGGAAGGCGAGGTGGTGCCGCAAGAGGTGAAGCTGCCCTTGGCCGTCGCCTCGGATCCGAACATGAAGGAAGGGACGGATTACTTCCCGAAGGAGTCCGACAATTTCTTCGTCGGCAATTCCTTCCCGACCTGCGGCATCAATTTCAGCGCGCAGGAAATCATGGGTCAGACCAAGGAAAACCAGTAG
- a CDS encoding LacI family DNA-binding transcriptional regulator produces MTRPRSRRGGGRPTIADVARKAGVGAITVSRALREPGRVSEDLRRQIQAAVDELGYVPDPNARALASARAEVFGVLVPSLTNNVFAEVVRGIYDSLSDSPFRIQIGNTHYSGLEEERLLQVFGSQRPAALIVAGIDQTPSARRLLENAGCPVVQVMETGPDPVDMMVGFSHFDGGRTAAEHLLQVGYRKIGFIGARMDPRSQRRLAGYRAAMEAAGLFDPRLVTTTPVPSSVTLGRELFRDALAKMPTLDGVFCNNDDIALGVLFECHRASIDVPKQIGIAGFNDLDMMQVSFPSITSVRTHRYEIGTRAVAMALAAIAGNRPEQRIVDLGFELMRRESTAR; encoded by the coding sequence TTGACCAGGCCGCGCTCCCGTCGCGGCGGCGGCCGTCCGACCATCGCCGATGTGGCACGCAAGGCCGGTGTCGGCGCGATCACCGTGTCGCGCGCGCTGCGTGAGCCGGGACGGGTGTCGGAGGACCTTCGCCGGCAGATCCAGGCCGCGGTCGACGAACTCGGCTACGTGCCCGACCCGAACGCCCGCGCGCTTGCCTCGGCGCGCGCCGAGGTGTTCGGCGTGCTGGTTCCATCGCTCACCAACAACGTCTTCGCCGAGGTGGTGCGCGGCATCTATGACAGCCTCTCGGACAGCCCGTTCCGCATCCAGATCGGCAACACGCATTATTCGGGGCTGGAAGAAGAGCGGCTGCTGCAGGTTTTCGGATCCCAGCGCCCGGCGGCGCTCATCGTGGCCGGCATCGACCAGACGCCGAGCGCTCGGCGGCTGCTGGAGAATGCCGGCTGCCCGGTGGTGCAGGTGATGGAGACCGGCCCGGACCCGGTCGACATGATGGTCGGCTTCTCGCATTTCGACGGCGGCAGGACGGCCGCCGAGCATCTCCTGCAGGTCGGATACCGCAAGATCGGATTCATCGGCGCGCGAATGGACCCGCGTTCGCAGCGCCGCCTCGCCGGCTACCGCGCCGCCATGGAGGCCGCCGGTCTGTTCGATCCGCGGCTCGTCACCACCACGCCGGTGCCGTCAAGCGTGACGCTCGGGCGCGAGCTGTTCCGCGACGCGCTGGCCAAGATGCCGACGCTCGACGGCGTGTTCTGCAACAACGACGATATCGCTCTCGGCGTCCTGTTCGAATGCCATCGCGCATCGATCGACGTGCCGAAGCAGATCGGCATTGCCGGCTTCAACGATCTCGACATGATGCAGGTGTCGTTTCCTTCGATCACCAGCGTGCGCACGCATCGCTATGAAATCGGGACGCGCGCGGTCGCCATGGCGCTGGCTGCGATCGCCGGAAACCGGCCCGAACAGCGGATCGTCGACCTCGGTTTCGAACTCATGCGACGCGAAAGCACCGCGCGCTAA
- a CDS encoding MFS transporter has protein sequence MTTLPGNAAKNAGIDSFYAWTRLGISLLLATIGGVGTWAVVVVLPAVQAEFGIDRAAASMPYTATMVGFAAGNALIGRAIDRFGYWIPALAASLALGAGFLLASLANSILGVTLAQGLLIGVGCSAIFGPLIADVSHWFDRRRGVAVTVAASGNYIAGAIWPTIMPYAMQGHGWRFTYALIGIVCLVTMVPLVLLLRRRAPHEGISGAPRARPVQPISLSPSQLQVLLVIAGFGCCMAMSMPQVHIVAYCMDLGYGVARGADMLSIMLAAGVVSRIGSGFLADRIGAVKTLLSGSALQCLSLLFYIPFDGLASLYVVSLVFGLSQGGIVPCYAIIVRDYMPAKEAGQRVGIVLMATIFGMAVGGWMSGWIYDLTGSYAAAFLNGIGWNLVNLAAILLLMWKANRSAAAIA, from the coding sequence GTGACGACACTTCCAGGAAACGCGGCGAAGAACGCCGGCATAGACAGCTTCTATGCATGGACGAGGCTCGGCATTTCCTTGCTGCTGGCGACGATCGGCGGCGTCGGCACCTGGGCGGTGGTCGTGGTCCTGCCCGCCGTGCAAGCCGAATTCGGCATCGATCGCGCCGCCGCCTCGATGCCGTACACGGCGACCATGGTGGGTTTTGCCGCGGGCAACGCGCTGATCGGGCGCGCCATCGATCGCTTTGGATACTGGATACCGGCTCTCGCCGCTTCGCTCGCGTTAGGCGCGGGGTTTCTGCTGGCATCGCTCGCCAATTCGATCCTGGGTGTCACGCTGGCTCAAGGCCTTCTGATCGGTGTCGGCTGTTCGGCGATCTTCGGGCCGCTGATCGCCGATGTCTCGCACTGGTTCGATCGCCGCCGTGGCGTCGCGGTGACGGTGGCGGCATCGGGCAATTACATTGCCGGGGCGATCTGGCCGACGATCATGCCTTATGCGATGCAAGGCCATGGCTGGCGTTTCACCTATGCGCTGATCGGGATCGTCTGTCTCGTCACCATGGTGCCGCTGGTCCTGTTGCTGCGGCGGCGCGCGCCCCATGAGGGAATTTCCGGCGCGCCTCGCGCGCGGCCGGTGCAGCCGATCTCGCTGTCACCCTCGCAATTGCAGGTCCTGCTGGTGATTGCCGGATTCGGCTGCTGCATGGCGATGTCGATGCCGCAGGTGCATATCGTCGCCTATTGCATGGATCTCGGCTACGGCGTCGCGCGCGGCGCCGACATGCTGTCGATCATGCTGGCGGCCGGGGTCGTCAGCCGGATCGGCTCCGGCTTCCTCGCCGACCGCATCGGCGCAGTGAAGACATTGCTGAGCGGCTCGGCGCTGCAGTGTCTGTCGCTGCTCTTCTACATCCCCTTCGACGGGCTTGCCTCGCTCTATGTCGTCTCGCTGGTCTTCGGCCTGTCGCAAGGCGGCATCGTGCCCTGCTACGCCATCATCGTGCGCGATTACATGCCGGCAAAGGAAGCCGGCCAGCGCGTCGGCATCGTCCTGATGGCGACGATCTTCGGCATGGCGGTGGGCGGCTGGATGTCGGGTTGGATCTACGACCTCACCGGCTCCTATGCGGCCGCCTTCCTGAACGGGATCGGCTGGAATCTCGTCAACCTCGCGGCCATCCTGCTTTTGATGTGGAAGGCCAACCGAAGCGCCGCGGCGATCGCCTGA
- a CDS encoding DUF3175 domain-containing protein, which yields MTAKKKWSADVTEHSDALDLEEHVFESDDAKKIAASLKRSAEHSDRRKAEPFQSAMSMLNFYINRAGKNLPEERRKVLENAKDELRVAFGREKQNQH from the coding sequence ATGACCGCCAAAAAGAAATGGTCGGCCGACGTGACCGAGCACAGCGACGCGCTCGATCTCGAGGAGCACGTCTTCGAATCCGACGACGCCAAGAAGATAGCCGCCTCGCTGAAGCGCTCAGCCGAGCACAGCGACCGCCGCAAGGCCGAGCCGTTTCAATCCGCCATGTCGATGTTGAATTTCTACATCAACCGCGCCGGCAAGAACCTGCCCGAGGAGCGCAGAAAAGTGCTGGAAAACGCGAAGGACGAACTGCGGGTCGCCTTCGGCCGCGAAAAGCAGAATCAGCATTAA
- a CDS encoding FadR/GntR family transcriptional regulator, translated as MRDAKPNNEKRPMKTAAAERTAGVRRADAPRIPGASVHTSLASEIGLRIVRGDYPPGTILPNEAKWSETFDVSRSAVREAIKMLMAKSLLASRPKIGSWVEPKERWNLLDRDVLSWYATSPDREVFLRTVQEFRHIIEPEATAFAAMRRTDEQMAEISQACREMGEATNLQERTRADTRFHLAILRASGNDLLVPLGVLIESAFDHLFTYTTRELDDLQHAQKLHEAIERNIRLKRPDAARNAVRKLLANTDEVIQSR; from the coding sequence ATGCGGGACGCGAAGCCGAACAACGAAAAAAGGCCGATGAAGACGGCGGCTGCGGAGCGTACGGCCGGCGTTCGCCGGGCCGATGCGCCACGCATCCCCGGCGCCAGCGTCCATACCTCTCTGGCCAGCGAGATCGGGCTTCGGATCGTGCGCGGTGACTATCCACCGGGCACCATCCTGCCCAATGAGGCGAAATGGTCGGAGACCTTCGACGTCAGCCGCTCCGCGGTGCGCGAGGCGATCAAGATGCTGATGGCCAAGAGCCTTCTGGCGTCGCGGCCGAAGATCGGCAGTTGGGTCGAACCGAAGGAACGCTGGAACCTCCTCGACCGCGACGTGCTGTCCTGGTACGCGACGTCGCCGGACCGCGAGGTTTTCCTGAGGACCGTGCAGGAGTTCCGCCACATCATCGAGCCGGAAGCGACAGCCTTCGCGGCGATGCGGCGCACCGACGAGCAGATGGCCGAGATCAGCCAGGCCTGCCGCGAGATGGGCGAGGCCACCAACCTGCAGGAGCGAACCCGCGCCGACACGCGCTTCCATCTCGCCATCCTGAGAGCTTCCGGCAACGACCTCCTGGTGCCGCTAGGCGTGCTGATCGAATCCGCCTTCGACCATCTCTTCACCTACACGACGCGCGAGCTCGACGATCTGCAGCATGCCCAGAAGCTGCACGAGGCCATCGAGAGGAATATCCGCCTGAAAAGGCCGGATGCGGCGCGCAATGCGGTCCGCAAGCTGCTGGCCAATACCGACGAGGTCATTCAATCGCGTTAG
- a CDS encoding NAD-dependent epimerase/dehydratase family protein codes for MTKRIMFTGGSGKAGRHVVQYLVEHGCQVLNIDTKPLDNPKVRTLITDITDSGQVFNALSSYMGLHEFDPSLRAQPVDAVVHFAAIPRIMITPDNEVFRINAMGTYNVIEAAVKLGIRKVIIASSETTYGLVFANEPRNPTHFPLDEDYDVDPMDSYALSKIVNEKTARAFALRSGADIYALRIGNVIEPHEYSLFPKWFADPGFRKRIAWSYIDARDLGQITLRAVEKDGLGYQVFNAANDDTSSDLPTAELLKRFYPDVPVQAELGEYETLLSNRKAREVLGFRPEHSWRKYVKTT; via the coding sequence ATGACGAAGCGGATCATGTTCACCGGTGGCAGCGGCAAGGCAGGCCGGCACGTCGTTCAATATCTGGTCGAACATGGCTGCCAGGTGCTCAACATCGACACCAAGCCGCTCGACAATCCGAAGGTGCGCACCCTGATCACCGACATCACCGACAGCGGGCAGGTGTTCAACGCACTGTCGAGCTATATGGGCCTGCACGAGTTCGATCCGTCGCTGAGGGCTCAGCCGGTCGACGCCGTGGTGCATTTCGCGGCGATCCCGCGCATCATGATCACGCCGGACAACGAGGTGTTCCGCATCAACGCGATGGGCACCTACAATGTCATCGAAGCAGCCGTGAAGCTCGGAATACGCAAGGTGATCATCGCTTCCAGCGAGACGACCTACGGCCTGGTTTTCGCCAACGAGCCGCGCAATCCCACGCACTTCCCGCTCGACGAGGACTATGACGTCGACCCGATGGACTCCTACGCGCTGTCGAAGATCGTCAACGAGAAGACGGCGCGGGCCTTCGCGCTGCGCAGCGGCGCCGACATCTATGCGCTGCGCATCGGCAACGTCATCGAGCCGCACGAGTACTCACTGTTCCCGAAATGGTTCGCCGATCCGGGCTTCCGCAAGCGCATCGCCTGGAGCTACATCGATGCGCGCGATCTCGGCCAGATCACCTTGCGCGCCGTCGAGAAGGATGGCCTGGGCTACCAGGTCTTCAACGCGGCCAATGACGACACCTCGTCGGACCTGCCGACGGCGGAGCTGTTGAAGCGCTTCTATCCGGACGTGCCGGTCCAGGCCGAGCTCGGCGAATATGAGACGCTGCTTTCGAACCGCAAGGCGCGCGAGGTGCTCGGCTTCCGGCCCGAGCACAGCTGGCGCAAATACGTCAAAACGACCTGA
- a CDS encoding NAD(P)-dependent oxidoreductase has product MSTTAARENIGFIGLGLMGHGIAKNVVDKGYPLTFLGRKNRKPAEDLAGRGAKEVATSREVAAASDIVFICVTGSREVEAIIRGPGGLKEGLKRGSVVVDCSTSDPVSTVALAAELKALGVDYVDAPLSRTPKEAWEGTLDAMVGAPDAVFARVKPVVETWAGRIVHIGDTGDGHRMKLLNNFVSLGYAAIYSEALALAQKVGISPARFDSVIRNGRMDCGFYQTFMRWTLEGDRDAHKFTIANAFKDLTYLESMAGAAGIANPLGNATKNSFATAHAAGPAEQYVPMLATHIGKLNGVDLMPSKDGVKQKI; this is encoded by the coding sequence ATGAGCACCACCGCTGCCCGCGAGAACATCGGTTTCATCGGCCTAGGCCTTATGGGGCACGGCATCGCCAAGAATGTCGTCGACAAGGGCTATCCGCTCACCTTCCTCGGCCGCAAGAACCGCAAGCCCGCGGAAGACCTGGCCGGCCGCGGCGCCAAGGAGGTTGCCACGTCCAGGGAGGTGGCGGCGGCATCCGATATCGTCTTCATCTGCGTCACCGGCTCGCGTGAGGTGGAAGCGATCATCCGCGGTCCCGGCGGCCTGAAGGAAGGCCTGAAGCGGGGCTCGGTGGTCGTCGACTGCTCGACCTCCGATCCGGTCTCGACCGTGGCGCTCGCCGCCGAACTCAAGGCGCTCGGCGTCGACTATGTCGACGCCCCGCTCAGCCGCACGCCGAAGGAGGCCTGGGAAGGCACGCTCGATGCCATGGTCGGCGCGCCGGACGCGGTATTCGCCAGGGTGAAGCCGGTGGTCGAGACCTGGGCCGGCCGCATCGTCCATATCGGCGACACCGGCGACGGCCATCGCATGAAGCTGCTCAACAACTTCGTCTCGCTCGGCTACGCTGCGATCTATTCCGAGGCTCTGGCGCTGGCGCAGAAGGTCGGCATCTCGCCGGCGCGCTTCGACAGCGTTATCCGCAACGGCCGCATGGATTGCGGCTTCTACCAGACCTTCATGCGCTGGACCCTGGAGGGCGACCGCGACGCGCACAAGTTCACCATCGCCAATGCCTTCAAGGATCTGACCTATCTGGAATCGATGGCGGGCGCCGCCGGCATCGCCAATCCGCTCGGCAACGCCACCAAGAATTCGTTCGCGACGGCGCATGCCGCCGGTCCCGCCGAGCAATATGTGCCGATGCTCGCCACCCATATCGGCAAGCTCAACGGCGTCGACCTGATGCCTTCGAAGGACGGCGTCAAGCAGAAGATCTGA